The window CGACGCCATCCGCTACTTCCTGCTGCGCGAGATCAACCTCGGACAGGACGGCAACTTCTCGCGCGACGCTCTCATTACGCGCATCAACGCTGACCTTGCGAATGACCTTGGCAACCTCCTGCACCGCACGCTGAACATGATCGGCAAGTTCCAGGACGGCGTCGTGGAAGAGGCGCAGGGAGAGAGCGAGATCGACCGCGCCTTCCTTGCGGACGCGGAAAGTGCAATCGCCGCCTACGAGCGCGAGATGGAAGAGATGAAGCTGCAGAGCGCCATCAAGACGACGTGGGCGTTCATCAGCCGTGCGAACAAGTACATCGACGAGACGATGCCGTGGGCGCTCGCCAAGGATGCGGCGAAGAAGCAGGAACTGACGAATACGCTTTACAATCTCGCCGAGAGTCTGCGCCGCATCAGCGTCCTCATCGAGCCGTTCATGCCGGAGACGGCGGCGAAGATCTGGCATCAGCTCGGCCTTGAGGGAGACTTCTCTCGCGTGCGCTTTGTTGACGTGCGCACGTGGGGCGGCTTCCTAGCGGGAACGCATGTGGGAAGCCCCGAGCAGCTTTTCCCGCGCATCGAGGTCGAGGCAGAGGAAAAGCCTACGATGCAGGGGAGGAAAGGCTCTGCCGCAAAGTCCCAGGAGGCGCAGAAAAAGCAGGGGAAAGCGGAAAAGACGAACGCTGCTGCGCCTGCGGACGACGTCATCACGATCGACGATTTCAATCGCGTCGATCTGCGCGTCGCCGAGATTCAAAAGGCGGAGCGCGTGCCCGATACGGCGAAGCTTATGCGCCTTACCGTGAGCCTCGGCACGGAGGAGCGCGAGGTCGTCTCGGGCATCGCTGAGTTCTACGCGGCAGACGAGCTTGTCGGCAGGAAGGTCGTCCTCGTCGCGAACTTGAAGCCCGCGAAGATTCGTGGTATTCGCTCGCACGGCATGATCCTGTGCACGGCGGACGAGAGCGGACTGCGCCTCGTCGAGCCTGCCGCATCCGCAGGGAGCAAGGTGAAGTGATGGAGCTGATCGATTCTCATGCGCATCTCGACGGCGAGAAGTTCGCGGACGACTGCGCCGCTGTCGTTGAGCGTGCACTGGCAGCCGGCGTCGTGAAGATCATCACGATGGGCGACAGCCTCGAGTCCTCGGCGCGGAGCGTCGCGCTCACGGAGGAGTTCGAGTCCGTCTATGCGGCAGTCGGCATCCATCCCGAGGAGGTGCAGCCGATGACGGCGGCGACGGACGACCAGCTTGCCGCCTGGGCGGCGCAGGAAAAGGTCGTCGCCATCGGCGAGATCGGGCTCGACTATTATTGGGAGAAGGACGAGGAAAAGCGTGCGCTGCAGCGTGCGATCTTCGTGCGCCAGCTCGATCTCGCGCGTCAGCTCAAGCTGCCCGTCTGCATCCACGACCGCGAGGCGCACGGCGACATGATGAAGATTCTCAAGACGGAGGGCAGAGGGCTTCGCGGCGTGCTGCACTGCTACTCGGGAAGCTGGGAGATGGCGGCGGAACTCTTGAAGGGCGACTGGTACTTCGGCATCGACGGGCCTTTGACGTACAAGAACGCCGCGAAGCTGCCCGAAATCGTGCAGCGCCTGCCGGCGGAGCGCATTCTCGTTGAGACAGATTCCCCCTACCTTTCTCCCATGCCGTTTCGCGGCAAACGCAACGAGCCTGCTCATGTACTCTACGTCGCCAAGAAGGCGGCGGAACTGCGCGGCGAGAGCCTTGAAGCCTTCGCACGGGCGACGCGCGAGAATACGCGCGATCTGTACGGGATTTGAGAGAAAATTTAATTTAATATGGCACAAAGAAAGAAGTGGTGAAAGCCTGTCGTAAAAGGGCTTTCACCACTTCTCTTTTCCCTAAATATGGTGGTTAATTCTGTCAAAGTGGGGCATATCTTGACAAAGGGGGAAAAAGGTGCTAGAATAAGCCTGTCGTTAGATTTCTAAGGGGGGATTGAATGACTTTAAGGAAACTAGCACTTTGCATGGTGTTGATCCTCGGAGTCGTATTCACGACAGGTTTTACGGACGCGATGCGCAATGTCAGCATCGACGTCGATGGCAAGACTTTGGAGGTAAGCACCCGATACTCGAGCCCGGAGCTGATCTTGCATCAGGCAGGCGTCGAGATTAGGCACAAGGATGAGTTTCAGTTAAAGAAATCGGACAAAGAAGAAAAAATTATTGTGCAACGTGCCGTGCCGGTCGTCATTGAGTTCGAGGGCGACAGGCAGAAGGTTTATACGACTCGCAGCAATGTGGGCGAGGTACTCAAGGACTACGGATACGTCGGCGACCGCTTCTCGGCGGAGCTGGACGGGGCAACACGACTTGAAAAAAATCTCAACATCAAGATACACGATTTGGTCGCAGAAAAAGAAAGAGAAGAAGAAGCAAGACGTGCCCAGTCTGTAGAAACATCGCGCGGCGCTATGCGCTATGTGCGTGAGTACGATATGGAAGCGACGGCTTACCTGCCGACCGACGGCGGCGGCAGTGGCATCACGGCTTCTGGTATGCTCGCAGAGCGGGGCGTCGTAGCTGTGGATACGGATGTGATTCCCTTGGGAACGCGCCTCTACATCCCGGGCTACGGTGTGGCCATCGCAGGGGATACGGGCGGCGCCATCAATGGCGAGCGCATCGACCTGTGTATGGAATCCTACGGTGAGGCGATGGAATTCGGCCGCCGTTGGGTCAAGGTTTATGTCTTGGAATAACGACATAAAAAGAGGACTGTACGCGAAAGCGGCAGTCCTCTTTTCGTATGTGCATTACTTGCGAAAACGTATGACGTGTGCCTTCGCGCGGTCAGATCTTTTCGATATACGGCTCTTCGTGGAAGGCTTCGGCATGCTGTATGAGGCCCTTGAGGCGTTCGATGTTCTTCTTGTGCAGCACGATGGCGAACTCGATGCGCGTCCTCTCCTCGTCCGTGAAGTCGCCCGTTTCGTGCGATTCCTCGATGCGCTTCAAACGTTCCTCGACGTCGGCAAGTTCGTCGGCGAGGAGCTTTCGGTCGTGCATGGCAAGTCCGTAGACGGAGCGCAGCCCCTGGCGCACCTCGTGCGCATAGCCCGCCTCGTGCGTGACGGCTTCCAGCTCCTTGGCAATCTCGTAGATGATGTCATAGGGACTGGCGGCGCTGTTGATCATGCCGAGCATCTTCATCTTGATGTTCTCAAAGAGCGTGTAGTCGATATTCTCGTGGTGGATTTCTTCTGCCATAGTTGCCTCTCCTTCCTCACTTCGGACTTCCCTAGTATAGCATCATTCCGTTTTTGTTTACAGAGTAGGATGCACAGTCTATAATAAAAAGAGTAATTTTCTATAAAAGTCCAAGAAGTCAAGCCGAAGGCGCAGACGGATTGGGTAACTTTTGTTGAGAGCGGCGCACTTTTGTCCACAAAGTGGACGTTTGTGCGTGTAATTTTTTGAGGTGATATGATACCATGCAGAAACAAAAAGAAATGCGGCGCGGTCTGCAGAATCGCCATTTGCAGATGATCGCGCTCGGCGGTGCCATCGGCACGGGGCTTTTCTATGGCTCGGCGTCGACCATTAAGCTCGCGGGACCTTCCGTCATGCTCGCCTATTTGACGGGCGGCGTCGTCATCTTTCTCATCATGCGCATGCTCGGCGAGATGGCGGTCGAAGAGCCGGTGTCCGGCTCCTTCAGTCACTACGCCGCGAAGTATTGGGGCGCTTTTCCGGGTTTCCTCTCGGGCTGGAACTACTGGTTCAACTACGTCATCGTCAGCATGGCGGAGCTTTCCGTCATTGGCATCTACATGAACTACTGGCTGCCCGACCTGCCGCAGTGGCTCTCGGCGCTCGTCACGCTCGTCGTCATCACGGCGCTGAACCTCGCGGCTGTCAAGGCTTACGGCGAGATGGAATTTTGGCTTGCCATCGTCAAGGTCGCCGCCATCGTCTCGATGATCGTCCTCGGGCTGTATCTCGTCTTTTCACGCCCCGAGGCGTTCCCGCTGAACTTCGCCAACCTCTGGGTGCATGACGGCTTCTTTCCGAATGGCGTTTGGGGCATGCTGCTCTCGATCACCGTCGTCATGTTTTCTTTCGGCGGCATCGAGCTGATCGGTATCACGGCGGGAGAAGCCGCCGACCCTGATCGTTCGATTCCGCGCGCCATCAATCAGGTCATCTGGCGCATCCTCATCTTTTACGTCGGCGCCATGGCGGTGCTCATGGCGCTTTGGCCGTGGGACGAGGTCGGCATGGAGGCAAGCCCCTTCGTGCAGATCTTCTCGAACGTCGGCATCCCTGCCGCCGCGCACATCCTGAACTTCGTCGTCCTGACCGCTGCGGTATCCGTCTACAACTCGGCGATCTACAGCAACTCGCGCATGCTCTACGGACTCGCTGCAGGCGGCGATGCGCCGAAAATTCTCGCGAGTCTGTCGCGTCAGGGCGTGCCCGTCGTCGGCATCCTCATCTCCTCGGGCGTGACGCTTCTCGCCGTACTCCTCAACTACCTGTTCCCCAGACAGGTATTCATGCTCTTTCTCTCCATCGCCATGGCGTCCGTCATCATCAGCTGGGGCACGATCGTCATCACGCATTTGAAATTCCGTCGCCTCTATGAGAGAGAAGGACGCAGGGCGAAGTTCCGTGCCCCCTTCTTTCCCGTTGTCAACTACATCTGCCTAGCGTTCCTCGTCATGATGTACGCT of the Selenomonas sputigena genome contains:
- the metG gene encoding methionine--tRNA ligase, with protein sequence MTRKSFYITTPIYYPSAKLHIGHAYCTTIADAVARFKRLTDHDVFFLTGSDEHGQKIQQKAEEEGVTPLAYVDKIVAGFQGLWQKLHISNDDFIRTTEERHQRVVQEVFRRIYEKGDIYKGKYKGLYCTPCESYWTERQLIDGKCPDCGREVAEVEEDAYFFKMSHYADRVLAYIEEHPDFIQPVSRRNEMINFIKQGLEDLCISRTSFDWGIPVPIAPDHVIYVWFDALTNYLTPIGFLDDPEKFEKYWPADIHLVGKEIVRFHSIIWPCILMALDLPLPKMVYGHGWLIVDGDKMSKSKGNVIDPVQLIDEFGADAIRYFLLREINLGQDGNFSRDALITRINADLANDLGNLLHRTLNMIGKFQDGVVEEAQGESEIDRAFLADAESAIAAYEREMEEMKLQSAIKTTWAFISRANKYIDETMPWALAKDAAKKQELTNTLYNLAESLRRISVLIEPFMPETAAKIWHQLGLEGDFSRVRFVDVRTWGGFLAGTHVGSPEQLFPRIEVEAEEKPTMQGRKGSAAKSQEAQKKQGKAEKTNAAAPADDVITIDDFNRVDLRVAEIQKAERVPDTAKLMRLTVSLGTEEREVVSGIAEFYAADELVGRKVVLVANLKPAKIRGIRSHGMILCTADESGLRLVEPAASAGSKVK
- a CDS encoding TatD family hydrolase, with amino-acid sequence MELIDSHAHLDGEKFADDCAAVVERALAAGVVKIITMGDSLESSARSVALTEEFESVYAAVGIHPEEVQPMTAATDDQLAAWAAQEKVVAIGEIGLDYYWEKDEEKRALQRAIFVRQLDLARQLKLPVCIHDREAHGDMMKILKTEGRGLRGVLHCYSGSWEMAAELLKGDWYFGIDGPLTYKNAAKLPEIVQRLPAERILVETDSPYLSPMPFRGKRNEPAHVLYVAKKAAELRGESLEAFARATRENTRDLYGI
- a CDS encoding G5 and 3D domain-containing protein, with protein sequence MVLILGVVFTTGFTDAMRNVSIDVDGKTLEVSTRYSSPELILHQAGVEIRHKDEFQLKKSDKEEKIIVQRAVPVVIEFEGDRQKVYTTRSNVGEVLKDYGYVGDRFSAELDGATRLEKNLNIKIHDLVAEKEREEEARRAQSVETSRGAMRYVREYDMEATAYLPTDGGGSGITASGMLAERGVVAVDTDVIPLGTRLYIPGYGVAIAGDTGGAINGERIDLCMESYGEAMEFGRRWVKVYVLE
- a CDS encoding amino acid permease, giving the protein MQKQKEMRRGLQNRHLQMIALGGAIGTGLFYGSASTIKLAGPSVMLAYLTGGVVIFLIMRMLGEMAVEEPVSGSFSHYAAKYWGAFPGFLSGWNYWFNYVIVSMAELSVIGIYMNYWLPDLPQWLSALVTLVVITALNLAAVKAYGEMEFWLAIVKVAAIVSMIVLGLYLVFSRPEAFPLNFANLWVHDGFFPNGVWGMLLSITVVMFSFGGIELIGITAGEAADPDRSIPRAINQVIWRILIFYVGAMAVLMALWPWDEVGMEASPFVQIFSNVGIPAAAHILNFVVLTAAVSVYNSAIYSNSRMLYGLAAGGDAPKILASLSRQGVPVVGILISSGVTLLAVLLNYLFPRQVFMLFLSIAMASVIISWGTIVITHLKFRRLYEREGRRAKFRAPFFPVVNYICLAFLVMMYALMTQIPDMQFAVLVLPVWLFVLWLGYRRKKRGIS